In one window of Rhodopseudomonas palustris HaA2 DNA:
- the fliI gene encoding flagellar protein export ATPase FliI: MKALAEQIGDIDGVNIYGRVVGVRGLMVEIAGPIHAMSVGARIVVETGGDRNIPCEVIGFTGNNAMVMPFAGLEGVRRGCRAVIANSAAQVRPSQAWLGRVINALGEPIDGKGPLPQGPSPMRFRNTPPPAHSRKRVGAPLDLGVRALNTFLTCCRGQRMGIFAGSGVGKSVLLSMLARNVDAAVSVIGLIGERGREVQEFLQDDLGEEGMARSVVVVATSDEPALMRRQAAYLTLSIAEYFRDEDKDVLCLMDSVTRFAMAQREIGLSAGEPPTAKGYTPTVFTELPKLLERAGPGLGEGTISGIFTVLVDGDDHNEPVADAVRGILDGHIVMQRSIAERGRFPAINVLKSVSRTMPRSADPAYLPVIKRARQVMATYADMEELIRLGAYRPGSSAEVDEAVRLHEPLEEFLRQGKDEATSLSAGYLQLEQILKSVETER; this comes from the coding sequence ATGAAGGCCCTGGCCGAACAGATCGGCGACATCGACGGCGTCAATATTTATGGCCGGGTTGTGGGCGTCCGCGGCCTCATGGTCGAGATCGCCGGACCGATCCATGCGATGTCGGTCGGCGCGCGAATTGTCGTTGAAACAGGGGGCGATCGCAACATTCCCTGCGAGGTGATCGGCTTCACCGGCAACAATGCGATGGTGATGCCGTTCGCCGGGCTGGAAGGTGTGCGCCGCGGCTGCCGCGCGGTGATCGCCAATTCGGCCGCCCAGGTCCGGCCGTCGCAGGCCTGGCTCGGCCGTGTCATTAACGCTCTCGGCGAGCCGATCGACGGCAAGGGGCCGCTGCCGCAGGGGCCGTCGCCGATGCGGTTCCGCAATACGCCGCCGCCGGCGCATTCGCGCAAGCGGGTCGGCGCGCCGCTCGATCTCGGCGTGCGTGCGCTGAACACCTTCCTCACCTGTTGCCGCGGCCAGCGCATGGGCATCTTCGCCGGTTCCGGCGTCGGCAAGTCGGTGCTGTTGTCGATGCTGGCGCGCAACGTCGACGCCGCGGTCTCGGTGATCGGGCTGATCGGCGAACGCGGCCGCGAGGTGCAGGAGTTCTTGCAGGACGATCTCGGCGAGGAGGGCATGGCGCGCTCGGTGGTGGTGGTGGCGACCTCCGACGAGCCGGCGCTGATGCGGCGGCAGGCCGCCTATCTGACGCTGTCGATCGCCGAATATTTTCGCGACGAGGACAAGGACGTGCTGTGCCTGATGGATTCGGTGACGCGCTTTGCGATGGCGCAGCGCGAAATCGGCCTGTCCGCCGGCGAGCCGCCGACCGCCAAGGGCTACACGCCGACCGTGTTCACGGAGTTGCCGAAGCTGCTGGAGCGCGCCGGGCCGGGCCTCGGCGAGGGGACGATCAGCGGCATCTTCACCGTGCTGGTCGACGGCGACGATCACAACGAGCCGGTCGCCGATGCGGTGCGCGGCATTCTCGACGGCCACATCGTGATGCAACGCTCGATCGCCGAGCGCGGCCGTTTCCCGGCGATCAACGTGCTGAAATCGGTGTCGCGGACCATGCCGCGCTCGGCCGATCCGGCCTATCTGCCGGTGATCAAGCGCGCCCGTCAGGTGATGGCGACTTACGCCGACATGGAGGAGCTGATCCGGCTCGGCGCCTACCGGCCCGGCTCCAGCGCCGAGGTCGACGAAGCGGTGCGGCTGCACGAGCCGCTGGAGGAGTTCCTGCGGCAGGGCAAGGACGAGGCGACCAGCCTGTCCGCAGGATATCTCCAGCTCGAGCAGATCCTGAAGAGTGTGGAAACGGAACGCTAA